The following proteins are co-located in the Ruminococcaceae bacterium KH2T8 genome:
- a CDS encoding UDP-N-acetylglucosamine 1-carboxyvinyltransferase translates to MGDISISGSKNAVLGVLAASMMIDGKCTLENVPDISDVHVMIDLCRSLGATITSEVSEEGSLTLEIDPRGINTYKATGPSVSKIRASYYLLGALLARGGKASLRMPGGCNFGQRPIDLHLKSFAAMGARGARPEDIDGGIITLEANPLKGARIFLDIVSVGATINVMLAATKAQGMTIITNAAKEPHIVDVANFLNAMGAKIKGAGTDTIRITGVPVLPGNFSYSIIPDQIEAGTYMIAAAVTDGDVTIHNLIPTHMEPLSSKMREMGYTVEENEDNDSIRVYREKDAEIYGTNIKTSPYPGFPTDLQPQAVVLLCMANGVSKMHENVWENRFQYIPELSRMGASINVFGRIALVNGIKKFKSATVMATDLRAGAALVCAALAAEGTTYITNAKKIDRGYESIVQKLQSLGAQIERCESPEFDPDAEA, encoded by the coding sequence GTGGGAGATATAAGCATCAGCGGAAGCAAGAATGCTGTACTCGGTGTACTTGCTGCTTCGATGATGATAGACGGTAAGTGTACTCTCGAGAATGTTCCCGACATTTCTGACGTACATGTAATGATAGATCTTTGCAGATCCTTAGGTGCTACCATCACATCGGAAGTATCCGAGGAAGGATCGCTCACTTTAGAGATAGACCCCAGAGGCATCAATACTTATAAGGCTACGGGTCCGTCCGTATCCAAGATCAGAGCATCCTATTATCTCTTAGGTGCCCTTCTCGCGAGAGGCGGCAAGGCATCTCTTCGTATGCCCGGCGGATGTAATTTCGGTCAGCGTCCCATTGACCTGCACCTTAAGTCATTTGCGGCTATGGGTGCAAGAGGTGCAAGACCCGAGGATATCGACGGCGGTATCATCACGCTCGAAGCTAATCCTCTTAAGGGTGCAAGGATCTTCCTCGATATTGTAAGCGTAGGTGCGACGATTAATGTCATGCTCGCGGCTACGAAGGCACAGGGAATGACTATCATCACAAATGCCGCCAAGGAGCCCCATATCGTTGATGTTGCGAACTTCCTTAATGCCATGGGCGCCAAGATAAAGGGCGCAGGTACGGATACTATCAGGATCACGGGTGTTCCCGTTCTTCCCGGTAATTTCTCATATTCGATAATCCCCGACCAGATCGAGGCCGGTACTTATATGATCGCCGCAGCAGTAACTGACGGTGATGTCACTATCCATAATCTTATCCCTACGCACATGGAGCCTTTGTCATCCAAGATGCGTGAGATGGGATATACGGTCGAAGAGAACGAAGATAACGACAGCATCAGAGTCTACAGGGAAAAGGATGCGGAGATCTACGGTACGAATATCAAGACATCTCCTTATCCCGGATTCCCGACAGACCTTCAGCCTCAGGCAGTCGTGCTCCTTTGTATGGCTAACGGTGTCAGCAAGATGCATGAGAATGTATGGGAGAACAGATTCCAGTACATCCCCGAGCTTTCGAGGATGGGTGCGAGCATCAACGTATTCGGAAGGATCGCGCTCGTTAACGGAATCAAGAAGTTCAAGAGTGCTACGGTCATGGCAACTGACTTAAGAGCCGGAGCCGCACTCGTATGCGCAGCACTTGCAGCTGAGGGAACTACATATATCACGAATGCCAAGAAGATCGACAGAGGTTACGAGAGCATCGTTCAAAAGCTCCAGTCGCTGGGCGCTCAGATCGAGCGTTGCGAGAGCCCCGAGTTCGATCCCGATGCGGAGGCATAA